In Chloracidobacterium sp., the following proteins share a genomic window:
- a CDS encoding YwiC-like family protein, protein MLPTEHGSWGFLFEPIVAGLAVAFSAAGLWIAVAVIGAFLARRPLQVLLTVWRRGDPNMIAPVAANFLTSFSILIGGGIVGAAVSGGGQCLIPLAAVLPLALFQLWYEAARPGRQLFAELSGGIVMAATAASMALADGKGWTVAAGLWFIFAARFLPSVLYVRNRLALDKGKPMSFALPILSHVVALGAAAALAGSGIIPLLPVAMFMLLFLRAAIGLSPVRRKVKAMRIGVWEVIYGALLVAVVIIAYSYTIAT, encoded by the coding sequence TCCAACCGAACACGGCTCGTGGGGATTTCTTTTTGAACCGATAGTTGCGGGCTTAGCGGTCGCCTTTTCCGCGGCAGGCCTTTGGATTGCGGTTGCGGTGATCGGGGCATTCCTCGCACGTCGCCCACTGCAGGTACTACTCACGGTGTGGCGACGCGGCGATCCGAACATGATCGCTCCTGTCGCAGCGAATTTTCTCACGTCTTTCTCTATTCTGATCGGCGGAGGCATCGTGGGGGCCGCCGTATCGGGCGGAGGGCAGTGCCTGATCCCACTGGCCGCGGTCCTGCCGCTGGCTCTCTTTCAACTTTGGTACGAGGCGGCACGGCCGGGAAGGCAGCTATTTGCTGAGTTATCGGGCGGCATCGTTATGGCCGCGACAGCCGCGTCAATGGCCCTTGCAGACGGCAAGGGCTGGACAGTGGCGGCCGGACTGTGGTTCATTTTCGCCGCACGCTTCCTGCCGTCGGTGCTTTACGTTAGAAACAGGCTGGCATTGGATAAAGGGAAGCCGATGTCGTTTGCCCTTCCGATCCTCAGTCATGTCGTCGCTTTGGGCGCCGCGGCCGCACTAGCAGGATCCGGCATCATCCCGCTCCTGCCGGTTGCGATGTTCATGCTTCTATTCCTGCGAGCTGCCATCGGCCTCTCACCGGTACGGAGAAAGGTCAAGGCGATGAGGATCGGCGTGTGGGAAGTAATCTACGGTGCGTTACTCGTCGCCGT